One Urocitellus parryii isolate mUroPar1 chromosome 9, mUroPar1.hap1, whole genome shotgun sequence DNA segment encodes these proteins:
- the LOC113195607 gene encoding speedy protein E4A-like, which produces MIRLSSRKAEDRRKRECSSDSEEELEDLDPEPKHPWDVETLCGLEMTLKRQRVHLVQPEHHEVFARLLEDPVVKRFLAWDKKLRVSDKYLLSMVIAYFSRAGLFSWQYQRIHFFLALYLANDMEEDNQAPKQDIFHFLYGKSHAQHPLFHKLRYQFIRSMGWNTRVSREECEEIQTYNPELWVWGRDRTLNP; this is translated from the exons ATGATTCGACTATCCAGCAGGAAAGCAGAAGACCGA aggaagagggagtgCTCATCTGATTCAGAGGAGGAACTGGAGGATCTGGATCCTGAgcctaagcacccctgggatgtGGAGACCCTGTGTGGGCTCGAGATGACGTTAAAGAGACAGCGTGTACACCTGGTGCAACCAGAGCACCATGAAGTCTTTGCCAGGCTGCTAG AGGATCCTGTTGTCAAAAGATTCCTGGCCTGGGACAAGAAGCTGAGGGTGTCTGACAAG TACCTCCTGTCTATGGTCATAGCTTATTTTAGCCGGGCTGGCCTCTTCTCCTGGCAGTACCAACGAATCCACTTCTTTCTGGCCCT ctaCCTGGCCAATGACATGGAGGAGGACAACCAGGCTCCTAAACAAGACATCTTTCATTTCCTGTACGGGAAGAGCCACGCCCAGCATCCCTTGTTCCACAAGCTGCGCTACCAATTCATCCGTTCCATGGGCTGGAACACTCGGGTTTCCAGGGAGGAGTGTGAGGAG attCAAACTTACAATCCGGAACTCTGGGTGTGGGGCCGAGATCGTACCCTCAATCCCTAG